Proteins from a single region of Procambarus clarkii isolate CNS0578487 chromosome 32, FALCON_Pclarkii_2.0, whole genome shotgun sequence:
- the LOC123759490 gene encoding uncharacterized protein, which produces MSTNNFTAPSLAVKYSLICHVTWRSLPSTPTLPPSTPTLPASTPTLLHSAPTLPALPAHAPGPPRPRSRPSPPTLPALPAHAPGPPRPRSRPSPPTLPALPAHAPGPPRPRSRPYTPTLPALHAHAPGPPRPRSRPSPPTLPALPAHAPGPTRPRSRPYTPTLPALHAHAPGPPRPRSRPYTPTLPALHAHAPGPTRPRSRPYTPMLQPSTPTYRNICGCSLVNG; this is translated from the coding sequence ATGTCAACAAACAACTTTACTGCTCCCTCGCTAGCAGTAAAATACTCACTTATATGTCATGTGACGTGGCGGTCACTTCCCTCCACACCCACGCTCCCGCCCTCCACGCCCACGctcccggcctccacacccacgcTCCTGCACTCCGCACCCACACTCCCGGCCCTCCCCGCCCACGCTCCCGGCCCTCCCCGCCCACGCTCCCGGCCCTCCCCGCCCACGCTCCCGGCCCTCCCCGCCCACGCTCCCGGCCCTCCCCGCCCACGCTCCCGGCCCTCCCCGCCCACGCTCCCGGCCCTCCCCGCCCACGCTCCCGGCCCTCCCCGCCCACGCTCCCGGCCCTACACGCCCACGCTCCCGGCCCTCCACGCCCACGCTCCCGGCCCTCCCCGCCCACGCTCCCGGCCCTCCCCGCCCACGCTCCCGGCCCTCCCCGCCCACGCTCCCGGCCCTACACGCCCACGCTCCCGGCCCTACACGCCCACGCTCCCGGCCCTACACGCCCACGCTCCCGGCCCTCCCCGCCCACGCTCCCGGCCCTACACGCCCACGCTCCCGGCCCTACACGCCCACGCTCCCGGCCCTACACGCCCACGCTCCCGGCCCTACACGCCAATGCTccagccctccacacccacaTACCGCAATATATGTGGGTGCTCACTAGTTAATGGATAG
- the LOC138370559 gene encoding splicing factor 3A subunit 2-like, translated as MELDLPSAPTLPALHAHAPGPPRPRSRPSTPTLPALHAHAPGPPRPRSRPSTPTLPALHAHAPGPPHPRSRPSTPTLPALHTHAPGPPHPRSRPSTPTLPALHTHAPGPPHPRSRPSTPTLPALHTHAPALHTHIPHPHTTPTYQNHIPHPHAAPTCRTHMPHPHAAPTCRTHMPHPHTSPTYLTHIPHPHTSPTCCTPHAAPHMPHPTCRTPHAAPHIPHLHTTSTYCTTYRTHISHPHTTPTYRTHIPFPLVNG; from the coding sequence atggaattggacctGCCCTCCGCACCCACGCTCCCGGCCCTCCACGCCCACGCTCCCGGCCCTCCACGCCCACGCTCCCGGCCCTCCACGCCCACGCTCCCGGCCCTCCACGCCCACGCTCCCGGCCCTCCACGCCCACGCTCCCGGCCCTCCACGCCCACGCTCCCGGCCCTCCACGCCCACGCTCCCGGCCCTCCACACCCACGCTCCCGGCCCTCCACACCCACGCTCCCGGCCCTCCACACCCACGCTCCCGGCCCTCCACACCCACGCTCCCGGCCCTCCACACCCACGCTCCCGGCCCTCCACACCCACGCTCCCGGCCCTCCACACCCACGCTCCCGGCCCTCCACACCCACGCTCCCGGCCCTCCACACCCACGctcctgccctccacacccacataCCGCACCCACATACCACACCCACATACCAAAACCATATACCACACCCACATGCCGCACCCACATGCCGCACCCACATGCCGCACCCACATGCCGCACCCACATGCCGCACCCACATGCCGCACCCACATACCTCACCCACATACCTCACCCACATACCTCACCCACATACCTCACCCACATGCTGCACCCCACATGCCGCACCCCACATGCCGCACCCCACATGCCGCACCCCACATGCCGCACCCCACATACCGCACCTACATACCACTTCCACATATTGCACTACGTATCGCACCCATATATCGCACCCACATACCACACCCACATACCGCACCCACATACCATTCCCACTAGTTAATGGATAG